AACCGCTTCAGGATTTTTCGCCTATTTTCAGGTCCCGGCCCTCGATGAAAGCGGGTTTGGCGATGCCGAAAGCGGCGAGCACGGTCGGGGAAATGTCGATCAGTCCGGGATCTTTTTCGGCGATGCGGCGGTTGCAGAAGAAAACTCCCGGGATCTGGTCGCGGGTAAAGGCATGGTCGCCGCTCCACATGCGGGTGTTGTCGGAAAACAGATCCTCGCCGACGTAGTTGACCGCCGATTCCCAGGAAACGCGGTAACCTATGGCATAGCCGACCACTTCCCTCTTCAAGGCCTCGGCCTCGGCCCCGGGGTTGACGATGCCGCTCTTCTCGCGGCCCCTGAGGTTGAGGAAGATGCCGTTCAGGCCCTGGCCGAAGGCGCGCGAGCGGCTCCAGTCGACGTCGGCATACCACTTGCCGCTGGTCTTCTTGCCGTCCCGGAGCACCAGG
The sequence above is drawn from the Candidatus Aminicenantes bacterium genome and encodes:
- a CDS encoding alkaline phosphatase family protein, producing the protein IFFSTLDKIRDGLIIQVFETTDRIQHMFWRYLPDSGSSAPRPSQKEIVRNAILESYRAMDDLMARLFKKMGPDDLLMVVSDHGFNAFNRGFNLNTWLHQEGYLVLRDGKKTSGKWYADVDWSRSRAFGQGLNGIFLNLRGREKSGIVNPGAEAEALKREVVGYAIGYRVSWESAVNYVGEDLFSDNTRMWSGDHAFTRDQIPGVFFCNRRIAEKDPGLIDISPTVLAAFGIAKPAFIEGRDLKIGEKS